Proteins encoded within one genomic window of Rossellomorea vietnamensis:
- the secA gene encoding preprotein translocase subunit SecA — protein sequence MLGLLNKVFDANKRELKRLEKLADQIEELGPDMERLTDDEIRERTERFKERYQKGEDLEDMLVEAFAVVREAARRVLGLYPYRVQLMGGISLHGGNISEMKTGEGKTLTATMPVYLNAITGKGVHVITVNDYLASRDAEEMGKLYNFLGLTVGLNLNSMSKDEKREAYSADITYGTNNEFGFDYLRDNMVLYKDQMVQRSLHFAVIDEVDSILIDEARTPLIISGNAQRTPQLYIQANAVVRTLKKEEDYTYDEKTKGVQLTEDGISKVERAFHIDNLFDISHVTLNHHINQALKAHVSMHRDVDYVVQEGEIIIVDSFTGRLMKGRRYSDGLHQSIEAKEGLEIQNESMTMATITFQNYFRMYEKLSGMTGTAKTEEEEFRNIYNMNVIVIPTNRPIVRDDRADLIYASIEGKFNAVVEDIKERNDKGQPVLVGTVAVETSELISKLLTKKGVRHNVLNAKNHGREAEIILEAGQPGAVTIATNMAGRGTDIKLGEGVIDLGGLAVIGTERHESRRIDNQLRGRSGRQGDPGVTQFYLSMEDELMRRFGSDNMKSMMERLGMDDSQPIQSKMVSRAVESAQKRVEGNNFDARKQLLQYDDVLRQQREIIYKQRNEVIDSENLRDIVEGMIKSVIERQVAAHTAEEEMENWNLQGIVDFVNANLLPENDVTVDDLRGKEADEMMALIFEDVQHRYNEKEEQLTPEQMREFEKVILLRAVDTKWIDHIDAMDQLRQGIHLRAYGQNDPLREYQHEGFAMFESMVLAIEEDVAKYVMKAEIRNNLERQEVAKGQAVNPKEDGAKAKKQPVRKQADVGRNDPCPCGSGKKYKHCHGITG from the coding sequence ATGCTTGGTCTATTGAATAAAGTGTTCGATGCGAATAAAAGAGAATTAAAGAGGCTGGAGAAACTGGCCGATCAAATAGAAGAATTAGGTCCTGATATGGAGCGTTTGACGGATGATGAAATCCGTGAAAGAACGGAGCGTTTCAAAGAGCGCTATCAAAAGGGTGAAGACCTGGAGGATATGCTCGTTGAAGCATTCGCAGTCGTACGGGAAGCGGCCCGCCGCGTTCTTGGTTTATATCCTTACCGCGTTCAGCTAATGGGTGGTATCTCCCTTCACGGAGGGAACATCTCCGAGATGAAAACCGGTGAAGGTAAAACTCTGACGGCGACGATGCCTGTTTACTTGAATGCCATCACAGGAAAAGGCGTTCACGTTATCACGGTCAATGATTACTTGGCCAGCCGTGATGCCGAAGAAATGGGGAAACTGTACAATTTCTTGGGACTGACTGTAGGGCTCAATCTCAACTCCATGTCTAAAGATGAAAAGCGCGAAGCATATAGTGCGGACATCACATATGGTACGAATAACGAATTCGGATTCGATTACCTTCGTGATAACATGGTCCTGTACAAAGACCAAATGGTTCAGCGCAGCCTTCATTTTGCCGTAATCGATGAAGTTGACTCCATTCTTATCGATGAAGCACGTACACCATTGATCATTTCAGGTAACGCCCAGCGCACGCCTCAGCTTTACATCCAGGCGAACGCGGTCGTACGCACACTGAAAAAAGAAGAAGATTACACTTATGATGAAAAAACAAAGGGTGTTCAATTAACGGAAGACGGAATCAGCAAGGTGGAAAGAGCCTTCCATATTGATAACCTGTTCGATATCTCACACGTAACCCTTAACCATCACATCAACCAGGCGTTGAAAGCTCATGTAAGTATGCATCGTGACGTTGATTATGTGGTCCAGGAAGGTGAAATCATCATCGTTGACTCCTTCACAGGCCGCTTGATGAAGGGGCGTCGTTACAGTGACGGACTTCACCAATCGATCGAAGCCAAAGAAGGTCTGGAGATTCAGAACGAAAGCATGACGATGGCAACGATCACCTTCCAGAACTACTTCCGTATGTACGAAAAGCTGTCCGGTATGACGGGTACAGCGAAGACGGAGGAGGAAGAGTTCCGTAATATCTACAATATGAACGTTATTGTCATCCCGACGAATAGACCGATCGTTCGTGATGACCGCGCCGATTTAATTTATGCGTCCATCGAAGGAAAGTTCAACGCCGTAGTGGAAGACATTAAAGAACGTAACGATAAAGGACAGCCTGTACTGGTCGGTACGGTTGCCGTTGAAACGTCAGAATTGATTTCTAAGCTCCTCACGAAAAAAGGCGTACGCCATAACGTGTTGAATGCGAAAAACCATGGCCGTGAAGCGGAAATCATTTTAGAAGCGGGTCAGCCTGGTGCTGTTACGATTGCGACGAACATGGCCGGTCGTGGTACGGATATCAAGCTTGGGGAAGGCGTCATCGATCTTGGCGGTCTTGCCGTCATCGGTACGGAACGTCATGAATCAAGACGTATCGATAATCAGCTTCGTGGACGTTCCGGACGTCAAGGGGACCCTGGGGTGACTCAATTCTATCTCTCAATGGAAGATGAATTGATGAGAAGATTCGGCTCTGACAACATGAAGAGCATGATGGAACGCCTTGGAATGGATGACTCTCAGCCGATCCAAAGTAAAATGGTCAGCCGTGCTGTCGAATCAGCTCAAAAACGGGTGGAAGGAAACAACTTCGACGCTCGTAAGCAGCTTCTTCAATATGATGATGTCCTGCGTCAACAGCGTGAAATCATCTACAAGCAGCGTAATGAAGTCATCGACTCTGAAAACCTTCGCGACATCGTTGAAGGCATGATCAAGTCAGTCATTGAACGCCAAGTAGCGGCTCATACGGCAGAAGAAGAGATGGAAAATTGGAATCTTCAAGGTATTGTTGATTTCGTCAACGCCAATCTTCTACCGGAAAATGACGTCACAGTCGACGATCTTCGTGGAAAAGAAGCCGATGAAATGATGGCTCTCATCTTTGAAGATGTACAGCATCGCTACAATGAAAAAGAAGAGCAGCTGACGCCTGAACAGATGCGCGAGTTTGAAAAGGTCATCCTGCTTCGCGCCGTTGATACGAAATGGATCGATCACATCGATGCCATGGATCAACTTCGCCAGGGTATCCACCTCCGTGCATACGGACAAAACGATCCACTGCGTGAATACCAGCATGAAGGCTTCGCCATGTTCGAAAGCATGGTACTCGCCATCGAAGAAGACGTGGCAAAATACGTCATGAAAGCGGAAATCCGCAACAACCTGGAACGCCAGGAAGTGGCCAAAGGCCAAGCGGTCAACCCGAAAGAAGACGGAGCAAAAGCCAAAAAACAACCCGTCCGCAAACAAGCAGACGTCGGACGCAATGACCCATGCCCATGCGGAAGCGGCAAAAAATACAAACACTGCCACGGCATAACAGGATAA
- a CDS encoding aminopeptidase, with protein sequence MRDPRLEKLADVLLTHSLKLKEGEKLMITGEHSTQPLIKELLKKSYGMGVIPYFEISDLELNRIMVSNAKPEQVIIRNKWNMQQYEDLDAIIHIASDANDAEMSEVPAEQWQELMPHMKESNDYLIQNKKWVLLNYPNFSLAQKAKMSYDTFFDYLLEVCTVDYKQMEEAQKPLKELMDKTDKVRITGEGTDLAFSIKDIPSVMCFGERNIPDGEVYTAPVKDSVNGTITYNTPTLYRGFSFNNVSLTFENGKIVKARADKTKELNDILDTDEGARFIGEFALGVNPKINEPMLDILFDEKINGSFHFTPGQAYEQADNGNRSNVHWDMVCIQRPEYGGGEIYFDDVLIRKDGLFVVEELKGLNPDALI encoded by the coding sequence ATGAGAGATCCACGATTAGAGAAGTTAGCGGATGTGCTGCTGACTCATTCATTGAAACTAAAAGAAGGGGAAAAGCTGATGATCACGGGGGAGCATTCGACACAACCTCTAATCAAAGAGCTCCTGAAAAAATCATATGGAATGGGGGTCATTCCTTATTTTGAGATAAGCGACCTTGAATTGAATCGGATCATGGTCAGTAATGCCAAGCCGGAGCAGGTTATCATTCGAAATAAATGGAATATGCAGCAGTATGAAGATCTGGATGCGATAATTCATATTGCCAGCGATGCCAACGACGCGGAGATGAGTGAAGTCCCCGCTGAACAGTGGCAGGAACTTATGCCCCATATGAAAGAATCCAACGACTATCTTATTCAAAACAAAAAGTGGGTTCTTTTAAACTATCCAAACTTCTCCCTCGCCCAGAAAGCGAAGATGAGCTATGACACCTTCTTCGATTATCTACTGGAAGTCTGCACGGTAGATTACAAACAAATGGAAGAAGCCCAGAAACCGCTGAAAGAACTGATGGACAAGACGGACAAGGTACGCATCACCGGTGAAGGGACGGACCTTGCGTTTTCCATCAAGGACATTCCGTCTGTCATGTGCTTTGGGGAGCGGAACATTCCGGACGGAGAAGTGTATACAGCCCCTGTAAAGGATAGCGTGAATGGGACGATTACATATAACACACCAACACTTTATCGCGGATTCTCTTTTAACAACGTCTCTTTGACCTTTGAGAACGGGAAGATTGTGAAGGCGAGGGCCGATAAAACGAAGGAACTCAACGATATTCTGGATACAGATGAAGGTGCCCGTTTCATCGGGGAGTTTGCCCTTGGGGTGAATCCGAAGATCAATGAGCCGATGCTGGATATTTTATTTGATGAGAAGATTAACGGAAGCTTTCATTTTACACCTGGACAGGCTTATGAACAGGCAGACAACGGTAACCGTTCCAATGTCCATTGGGATATGGTGTGCATCCAGCGCCCAGAATACGGCGGCGGGGAAATTTACTTCGATGATGTTTTAATTCGTAAAGATGGGTTATTTGTAGTAGAAGAGCTAAAAGGATTGAATCCTGACGCTTTAATTTAA
- a CDS encoding YitT family protein, which produces MGLKERRREQVFNPRKEKLLEYLFVVFGSTIVAIAFNVFLLPNEVASGGVSGISTILNGLFDWKPAYVQWAFNIPLFIAGLIFLGLQFGVKTAIGTVFLPLVVFLTEDWKPWTEDPLLGALFGGIGVGLGLGIVFRGRASTGGTDLAAQIVNKFTGLSLGTCVALIDGMIVLSAAIVYDIERGLYALIGLYVTSKTIDLVQVGISRSKMALIITNRQEEVREGILNKIDRGVTKLSAYGGYTDDERPILMCVVDQTEFTKLKQLVKTIDPSAFVVTMDASEVLGEGFKRV; this is translated from the coding sequence ATGGGTTTGAAGGAAAGGCGTCGTGAGCAGGTATTTAATCCACGTAAAGAAAAATTGTTAGAGTATTTGTTTGTTGTGTTCGGTTCAACGATTGTGGCCATTGCGTTTAATGTGTTCTTACTTCCGAATGAGGTCGCTTCAGGAGGCGTGAGTGGGATATCGACCATTCTGAATGGATTATTTGACTGGAAGCCGGCATACGTTCAGTGGGCATTCAATATTCCGTTATTCATTGCCGGACTGATCTTCCTGGGTCTTCAATTCGGAGTCAAGACAGCCATCGGTACGGTGTTTTTACCATTAGTCGTATTCTTGACCGAAGACTGGAAACCATGGACGGAGGATCCGTTGCTTGGTGCCCTTTTCGGCGGAATCGGTGTAGGACTTGGGTTAGGGATCGTATTCCGTGGAAGAGCCTCTACGGGAGGGACGGACCTTGCCGCCCAGATCGTCAATAAGTTCACGGGTCTGTCCTTGGGAACCTGTGTTGCCCTGATCGACGGGATGATCGTCCTATCTGCAGCCATCGTCTACGATATCGAACGTGGATTATATGCACTTATAGGTTTGTATGTAACCAGTAAAACCATCGATCTCGTCCAGGTTGGTATAAGCAGATCGAAAATGGCGCTGATCATTACTAATCGTCAGGAAGAAGTTCGTGAAGGAATTCTGAATAAAATCGACCGTGGAGTGACAAAACTATCAGCATACGGCGGTTATACGGATGACGAGCGCCCGATCCTCATGTGTGTCGTGGACCAGACAGAATTCACAAAACTGAAACAACTGGTCAAAACCATTGACCCTTCAGCATTCGTCGTGACAATGGACGCTTCAGAGGTATTGGGGGAAGGTTTCAAACGAGTTTAA
- a CDS encoding DUF1028 domain-containing protein, with amino-acid sequence MTYSIVGYDPEEKEWGIAVQSKFLGVGSVVPFAKAGVGAVATQSYANTSYGPHALQLMEEGKTAEEALDIITRDDPERPLRQVGLIDACGNPATFTGEGCYDWAGGQTGKHFAAQGNILVDEQTVKAMADTFESTTGSLAERLLHALEAGQEAGGDSRGMQSAALLVVKENGGYGGFNDRYIDLRVDDHASPIKELKRIYHLHQLYFKESDAGRVVLLEGEIHDEVERELTRLGYANEKQSLYQNLKDYLHTENFEMREQEENYIDLDVLDYMKNQGR; translated from the coding sequence ATGACGTATTCCATTGTAGGCTATGACCCGGAAGAGAAAGAGTGGGGGATTGCGGTACAGTCCAAATTCCTCGGTGTTGGTTCGGTTGTACCGTTTGCGAAAGCAGGAGTCGGGGCGGTGGCGACTCAGTCTTACGCGAATACTTCCTACGGGCCACATGCGCTTCAACTGATGGAGGAAGGCAAGACGGCGGAAGAGGCGCTTGATATCATCACAAGGGATGACCCGGAGCGCCCGTTGCGCCAGGTGGGGTTGATCGATGCATGTGGCAACCCCGCCACCTTTACCGGTGAAGGGTGCTATGACTGGGCCGGTGGACAGACTGGAAAGCATTTTGCAGCTCAGGGAAATATTTTAGTAGATGAGCAAACCGTGAAGGCGATGGCGGATACCTTTGAGTCCACCACGGGGTCTTTGGCTGAAAGGCTGCTCCACGCCCTCGAGGCCGGCCAGGAAGCAGGCGGTGATTCCCGTGGCATGCAGTCCGCTGCCCTACTAGTCGTAAAGGAGAACGGTGGATACGGCGGATTCAATGATCGTTATATTGACCTCAGGGTCGACGATCACGCATCACCTATTAAGGAATTGAAGCGGATCTATCATTTGCACCAGCTGTATTTTAAAGAATCAGATGCCGGCAGGGTGGTACTTCTCGAAGGTGAGATTCACGATGAAGTGGAGCGGGAACTCACCCGTCTTGGCTATGCAAATGAAAAGCAGTCCCTCTATCAAAATTTGAAAGACTACCTGCACACCGAAAACTTTGAAATGCGTGAGCAGGAAGAGAATTATATCGATTTGGATGTCTTGGATTATATGAAAAATCAAGGAAGATAA
- the prfB gene encoding peptide chain release factor 2 (programmed frameshift) — protein sequence MELSEIRAELEKSAKTLADFRGSLDLENKEARIQELDEIMVQPDFWDDQQTAQGLINEGNGLKELVNEYKSLLESQENLELTLELVKEEPDEELQKDLEEELADLVKRLNDYELQLLLSEEHDKNNAILELHPGAGGTESQDWGSMLLRMYTRWGEKRGFKVETLDYLPGDEAGIKSVTLAIKGHNAYGYLKAEKGVHRLVRISPFDSSGRRHTSFVSCEVMPEFNEEIEIDIRTEDLKIDTYRASGAGGQHINTTDSAVRITHLPTNVVVTCQSERSQIKNRESAMKMLKAKLYQKRIEEQEQELAEIRGEQKEIGWGSQIRSYVFHPYSMVKDHRTNTESGNVQGVMDGDIDPFINAYLRSKIK from the exons ATGGAACTATCAGAAATCAGAGCAGAGTTAGAAAAATCAGCTAAGACATTAGCGGACTTCAGGGGGTCTCTT GACTTAGAAAACAAAGAGGCCAGAATCCAGGAACTTGACGAAATCATGGTCCAACCCGACTTCTGGGATGACCAGCAAACTGCACAGGGACTGATCAATGAAGGAAACGGCTTGAAGGAACTCGTCAATGAATACAAATCATTGCTTGAATCCCAGGAGAACCTCGAATTGACCCTTGAACTGGTCAAAGAAGAGCCGGACGAAGAACTTCAAAAAGACCTGGAAGAAGAACTTGCTGACCTGGTCAAACGTCTAAACGACTACGAGCTTCAGCTTCTACTAAGTGAAGAACATGATAAAAACAATGCCATCCTTGAACTTCATCCCGGTGCAGGCGGAACCGAGTCCCAGGATTGGGGTTCCATGCTTCTTCGCATGTACACACGTTGGGGTGAGAAACGCGGATTCAAGGTGGAAACCCTTGATTATCTTCCAGGGGATGAAGCGGGAATCAAGAGTGTAACGTTAGCGATAAAAGGTCACAACGCATACGGCTACTTGAAAGCTGAAAAAGGCGTACACCGTCTTGTTCGTATTTCGCCTTTCGATTCATCAGGCCGTCGTCACACTTCTTTCGTTTCGTGTGAAGTCATGCCTGAATTCAATGAAGAAATTGAAATCGACATCCGTACGGAAGATCTGAAAATCGATACGTACCGTGCAAGCGGAGCCGGCGGTCAGCATATTAATACGACTGACTCAGCGGTCCGTATCACTCACTTGCCGACCAATGTGGTGGTAACGTGTCAATCTGAGCGTTCTCAAATCAAGAACCGTGAGTCAGCGATGAAAATGCTGAAAGCGAAGCTCTACCAGAAGCGCATCGAAGAGCAGGAGCAGGAACTTGCTGAAATCCGTGGAGAGCAAAAGGAAATCGGATGGGGAAGCCAAATCCGTTCCTACGTCTTCCACCCATACTCCATGGTCAAGGACCACAGAACCAACACAGAATCAGGAAACGTACAAGGCGTCATGGACGGCGACATCGATCCATTCATCAACGCCTACCTGCGATCCAAAATAAAGTAA
- the ftsE gene encoding cell division ATP-binding protein FtsE translates to MIEMKDVYKQYSNGVMAANGFNVHIKQGEFVYVVGPSGAGKSTFIKMMYREERPSKGDIVVNGINLAKLKNSRVPYLRRNVGVVFQDFKLLPSLTIYENIAFALEVIEEHPKQIKKRVMEVLDLVGLKHKARMLPNELSGGEQQRVSIARSIVNTPKLVIADEPTGNLDPETSWDIMNIFEEISNRGTTVIMATHNREIVNTIKHRVIAIENGRIVRDEQRGDYGYES, encoded by the coding sequence ATGATAGAAATGAAAGACGTCTACAAGCAGTACAGCAACGGTGTCATGGCTGCTAATGGCTTTAATGTCCACATTAAGCAAGGAGAGTTTGTGTATGTGGTGGGGCCGAGTGGTGCCGGGAAGTCTACTTTTATTAAAATGATGTACCGCGAAGAACGTCCTTCCAAAGGAGATATCGTTGTAAATGGTATCAATCTCGCAAAACTGAAAAATAGTAGAGTTCCATACTTAAGAAGAAACGTGGGGGTTGTATTCCAGGATTTCAAGCTGCTACCATCGCTGACAATCTATGAAAACATTGCCTTCGCACTTGAAGTTATAGAAGAACATCCAAAGCAGATCAAGAAAAGAGTCATGGAAGTACTGGACCTGGTAGGGTTAAAGCATAAAGCAAGAATGCTGCCGAATGAGCTTTCCGGTGGAGAACAGCAACGTGTATCGATTGCTCGATCCATTGTGAATACTCCGAAGCTTGTGATCGCGGATGAACCTACAGGAAACCTCGATCCCGAAACATCTTGGGATATCATGAACATATTCGAAGAAATCAGTAACCGTGGAACCACGGTGATCATGGCTACACATAACCGGGAAATCGTGAATACGATCAAGCATCGGGTAATCGCCATTGAAAATGGCCGCATTGTCCGTGACGAACAGCGAGGTGATTACGGTTATGAAAGCTAG
- the ftsX gene encoding permease-like cell division protein FtsX: MKARTYGRHLRESFKSIGRNGWMTFASVSAVTVTLLLVGVFIVLMLNMNKVATDIEKDVEVRVLLEIGTEKSQTEQIEKKIQNISGVESVEYSSKEEELQNLVKDLGDDFRLFEQDNPLYDVFIVKADNPRDTGKIAGQISKFDGVNEALYGEAKIEKLFNVLEMSRNVGLVLIIGLLFTAMFLISNTIKITIVARRREIEIMKLVGATNWFVRWPFILEGLWLGILGSIIPIALVSTGYYYAYGFIKPKLQNNFIQILDFTPFIYQVNGLILLMGCLIGAWGSFMSVRKFLKV, encoded by the coding sequence ATGAAAGCTAGAACGTATGGCCGCCATCTTAGAGAAAGCTTCAAGAGTATCGGACGTAACGGCTGGATGACATTCGCATCAGTGAGTGCCGTTACCGTAACATTACTACTTGTTGGTGTATTCATCGTCTTGATGCTAAACATGAACAAGGTAGCAACCGATATTGAGAAAGACGTTGAAGTACGGGTCTTACTCGAAATTGGTACTGAAAAATCCCAAACCGAACAAATAGAAAAAAAGATACAAAATATAAGTGGTGTGGAATCGGTTGAGTATTCTTCCAAAGAAGAAGAACTTCAGAACCTGGTCAAGGATCTGGGAGACGATTTCAGATTATTTGAACAAGATAACCCTTTATATGATGTGTTTATCGTAAAAGCAGACAATCCAAGGGACACCGGGAAAATCGCAGGTCAAATCAGCAAGTTTGATGGTGTCAATGAAGCCCTTTACGGTGAGGCGAAGATTGAAAAATTATTCAATGTACTGGAAATGAGTCGGAATGTTGGACTTGTGTTGATCATCGGTCTGTTGTTCACGGCGATGTTCCTCATTTCAAATACAATCAAAATTACCATTGTCGCTAGAAGAAGGGAAATCGAGATAATGAAACTCGTGGGTGCAACCAACTGGTTTGTACGCTGGCCATTCATATTAGAAGGCTTATGGCTTGGAATTTTAGGTTCTATTATCCCGATCGCTCTTGTCTCAACAGGTTACTACTATGCCTATGGATTTATTAAACCAAAACTACAAAACAATTTTATTCAGATATTAGATTTTACCCCCTTTATCTATCAAGTAAACGGATTAATTTTATTAATGGGTTGCCTGATCGGGGCTTGGGGAAGCTTTATGTCTGTGCGTAAATTCTTAAAAGTGTAA
- the cccB gene encoding cytochrome c551 has translation MKKKLLGVLFGASLVLAACGGNDGDSTETSSGGIDPEKIVNNKCTSCHGGNLEGGMGPALKNIGAELSKDQILETIKNGKGQMPPGLIKGDEAEAVAEWLSNKK, from the coding sequence ATGAAGAAAAAGCTGCTAGGTGTTCTTTTTGGCGCTTCATTGGTACTTGCAGCCTGTGGTGGTAACGACGGCGACAGTACAGAAACAAGCTCCGGTGGAATTGACCCTGAAAAAATCGTAAATAATAAGTGCACCAGCTGTCATGGTGGGAACCTTGAAGGCGGAATGGGGCCGGCCCTTAAAAACATCGGGGCAGAACTAAGCAAAGATCAAATCCTTGAAACCATCAAAAATGGTAAAGGACAAATGCCTCCTGGACTCATCAAAGGTGATGAAGCAGAAGCGGTGGCAGAATGGTTATCGAATAAGAAATAA
- a CDS encoding YecA family protein yields MSTVGRNEPCPCGSGKKYKKCCENVVNIDTLVSQELDVLQAQLYDFIATAQSAEMEESYHHYLSKMDLMQADPDIYEMAFVSWYGTTQKDADGVRLIERFVDKQLSTVTRPQTAEVLESWKNVRVTAGTVEKLDDNTLRVGEAITGDTLIVTEKFGKLEENSFFLGLLLPNGEKYLPFAQYFIYPAIEKAAMELVKIRFEQGEFETLHDYLSGQYLEIADVGFVLYSAEKKKAGKAASTGKASVESDAEKDSADSIEGVEIWKTPEYNEAITSLQTFLTEKGEDKKESELLVAVLEKYFYTERPTIRNPKIYSGAMVDMAKNIDEISIRHVQKELAEYFDVSANSISRRSKQIWESYQDTVYELLKTTNA; encoded by the coding sequence ATGAGTACAGTCGGAAGAAATGAACCATGCCCTTGTGGCAGTGGAAAGAAATATAAGAAATGCTGCGAAAACGTTGTGAATATAGATACACTGGTGAGTCAGGAACTGGATGTGCTGCAGGCACAGCTGTATGACTTCATCGCTACGGCCCAGTCTGCCGAGATGGAAGAATCCTACCATCACTATCTTTCAAAGATGGACTTGATGCAGGCTGATCCCGATATTTATGAAATGGCATTTGTCAGCTGGTACGGAACGACTCAGAAGGATGCTGACGGTGTTCGTTTGATCGAACGATTTGTGGATAAGCAGCTGAGCACGGTGACTCGACCACAGACAGCTGAGGTATTGGAATCGTGGAAAAATGTACGGGTGACAGCTGGTACGGTAGAGAAGCTTGATGACAACACGCTGCGTGTCGGGGAAGCAATCACGGGAGATACACTTATCGTGACGGAAAAATTCGGTAAGCTTGAAGAGAACAGCTTCTTCCTGGGATTACTATTGCCGAACGGGGAGAAATATCTTCCGTTTGCTCAATACTTCATTTATCCGGCGATTGAAAAAGCGGCGATGGAGTTAGTGAAGATCCGTTTCGAACAGGGTGAATTTGAAACTCTACATGATTACTTATCAGGTCAGTACCTGGAAATCGCGGATGTCGGATTCGTCCTTTATAGTGCGGAGAAGAAGAAAGCTGGAAAAGCAGCGTCAACGGGTAAAGCTTCTGTTGAATCTGATGCAGAGAAGGATTCTGCAGACTCCATTGAAGGCGTCGAAATCTGGAAGACGCCGGAATACAACGAAGCGATCACCTCACTTCAAACTTTCCTGACTGAAAAAGGGGAAGATAAGAAAGAAAGTGAACTGCTCGTAGCCGTATTGGAAAAATACTTCTATACCGAACGCCCAACGATCCGCAACCCGAAAATCTACTCGGGGGCTATGGTCGACATGGCGAAAAACATTGACGAAATCAGTATCCGCCACGTTCAAAAGGAACTTGCCGAATACTTCGATGTCTCTGCCAACAGCATCTCAAGACGAAGCAAGCAAATCTGGGAAAGCTACCAGGACACCGTCTACGAACTGCTGAAAACAACGAACGCCTAA